Part of the Pseudarthrobacter sp. L1SW genome, GCCCGGGCGGGCTCTGCCGGGCAGGGGAACCTCCTGGGCCAGTTGGTCCAGGCGATGGCCCCGCTGGAGGCCGAACTCATCGAGATGGACTGGCCGGCGGTCCCCGCCCAGGTCCGCGCCGTTTCCGCGCACCGCTCCCTGGTGGTGCTGCTGACATCGCTCGACGGCGGCGCACCGGAGGAAGGCCTCCTTCCCGTCGCGGCACAGCTGGCGCGTCAGCACGTCGTGGTGGTGGCGGCCGTCCGGGACCCTCAGCTGGGTGCCATGCTCCAGGAACGCGGCGATGCGGCAGGCGTATTCCGCGCAGCCGCCGCGGAGCGGGCGCTGCTGCAGCGCGCGGCCATCAGCGCCGAACTCAGGCAGCAAGGCGTGGAAGTGGTGGACGCCGAACCGCACCAGCTGCCCCCGAAGCTGGCCGACATGTACATCAGGCTCAAGGCGGCCGGTACATTGTGAGGTCACAGCACGTTGTTCCCGCCCTTTCGCAGGAGGTCCCATGAACGTCCCCATCTACCAGCAGGCGCTCGGCACGGGCTTTTCCCGGCTCCAGCCCGAGCTGCAGGACTACTTTTCCCTGGTTCCGGGTTCCGGCAGCTACGGGGTGGGCGAAGGGACCTTCGACGTCGTGGGCTGCCGGCAGGAATGGCTGCGCCCCCTGCTGAGGCTGACCAGCGGGGAGGAGGCATTCTTCCCTGAGTACGGCGAGAACGTCCCTTTCCGGATTGAGAACCATGCCCACCAGGACCCCTTTGGCCGCTCCAGCCTGACAGCCCGCCGCGAGATCCGGTTCCCGGGCCGGACGCGGATCTTCCAGGACACCACCAGCGCCACCCGCCGGGACGGCGCCTCCCAGCTGGTGGACTACGTGGGACGGTACCGGCGGCTGGTGACCGACCTGAACTTGAGTGTCACGCCGGAGGGCCGGCTTCGCGGGGTGTCCGAGGCATCCCGGCTCTTTCTTGGCCCACTCCGCATCCCGCTTCCCGCCGCCTTGGATGCCAAAGCCTACGCGGAGCAGTGGTGGGACCCGGCAGAAGGCAGCAATGGCAGGCACCGCATCCAGGTGAAGGTCATCCAGCCGCAGATCGGCCTGGTGCTGGTCTACGCCGGTGCTTTCGACTACCGGCTGCGCCCCTACACCGGCGGCAGTTCGGCGCAGAGTTTCCTGCCGCGCTACGCACAGCCGGACCGCTGGGAAAACCGGGTCTGACCCCTGCTATCCCAGCGCCCGCTGGTTCAGCCCATCGGCCACCTGCGTGAGGCGGCCAAGGACCGCCGTCGCCTGGGCCGGACTGCCGCCGGCGAGTCCCTGCGAGGGCGTGATCCGCACCGTGCCGAGCGCTGTTGCCGGCAGGCCCAGCTGACGCCAGGGACGCCACACGGCATCGACGCAGTCCGGCACCTTTGGCAGCGACTTTCCCCCGGTATCCAGCGCGCCGATCCACAGGCGCTTCTCCGCTTCAACCGCTCCGGCCAACTGTTCCCACTGCCGGGAGGTCAGGGCGTTCAGCGGAACGGCAATGCCGTCGGCTCCTGCCGCGAGGATCTGTTCAAAGGGCGCCTCGATTTCCGGCACCGCTATGACCACTTCGGCTGCGCCGGAAGCGCGCAGAGCGTCCAGGACCACCCGCCAAGATTCGCGCGCTTCGGAGGCCGCCACCGCACGCAGGGTCCGGTAGCCACTGGAGGTAGGGATGGTGCCGGCCAGCACCGCGGCGATGTCCGGCTCGTCCACCTGGACCACCAGCCGGGCACCCGGCACGGCGGCGGCAACCCGGGAAAGGTACCGTCCCACCCCGGCAGCAAGGGATGCCGCAAGGTCCCGGCGGGCGCCGTAGTCGATGAGCGCCCGTTCGCCGTTGTGCAGGTGGAGTCCGGCCGCAAGGCTCAGCGGCCCCACCAGCTGCACCTTGATTTCGGCTGCCGGCTCTTCCTCGGCCCCGGCAACGTCGGCCAGCACGTTGATGTCCGTGGCAAGGGCGGAAGCCGCGCGCCGGAAGTCCTTGCCGGGACGGTCCACGAGCCGCCAGCCATACGGCTGGACGTCAACCGCCAGCTCCTCCAGGAGGCAGGCAGTGCGTCCCAGCGCGTCTGAGCCGACGCCCCGGTCCGGCAGCTCGGCGAGGAACGGCAGGTGGGGGCTGCCCAGCTCGCCGCGGATGATTTTTGCCGCTTCCACCGGGTCTTCACCGGGCCAGGGTCCCAGCGCGGTGGCCGTTACCTCCCGTGGCGGCGCTTCGTTTCCCAGCGCGGAGCCGGAACCGGCCTGGCGCCGTTCACCCCCGGTCACGCGCGCGCTGATGCCTGCGGATGCTGTCCGGAGGCCGCCTCGTGGTCTTCGGCGATCGCTTCGTGATGCCGGATGACCTCACCGATGATGAAATTCAGGAACTTTTCCGCGAAGGCGGGGTCCAGGTGGGCGTCTTCGGCCAGCCTGCGCAGCCTGGCGATCTGTGCTGCCTCACGGCCTGGGTCGCCGGCGGGGAGCCGGTGGGCAGCCTTGAGGAAGCCAACCTTTTGGGTGGCCTTGAAGCGCTCGGCCAGCAGATAGACCAAGGTGGCGTCGATGTTGTCGATGCTGGAACGGATGGACAGCAGCTCAGCCATCACCGAGTTGTCCACCTGGCCGGCCAAGGAGCTGGCGGAGGGGTCGTAGTCGTCGGAATCAGGAGAGTGGGGGTTGTGCTGCGTCATGGCTCAAGTCTATGGGAGGGCATGCGGATAGCCCGGGTGTTAAGCGCCGGTGCCGCATACGGCACCGGCGCCAACACACTACAAGCGAGTCCCCGCCCTCAGCCCGTCAAGTGCCCGGCACCATCAGATGCCCAGCAGGGCCCGGTGCTCCTCCCGGCGCCGCGCCTGTTCCTGCGGGTCCGGCACCGGCAGGGACGCGATGAGCCGCCGCGTGTAGTCATGCTGCGGGTTTCCCATCACCTGGTTCCCGATGCCCTGCTCCACCAGCCGGCCCTTATAAAGCACGCCCACCCAGGAGGACAACGTGTCCACGACGGCCAGGTCGTGGCTGATGAACAGGCAGGCGAAGCCGAACTCCTGCTGGATGTCCCTGAACAGCTCCAGGACCTTCGCCTGCACCGAAACGTCCAGGGCCGACGTCGGCTCATCCGCTATCAGCAGGCGGGGGTTCAGGCTGAGGGCCCGCGCCAGGGACGCGCGCTGGCGCTGCCCGCCGGACAGCTCGTGCGGGTACCGCCCAGCGTACGACGCCGGCAGCTGGACTGATTCGAGCAGCTCACCCACGCGTTTGCGCGCCTGCGCCGGGCTTGGCTTTGTGTGGATGACCATGGGTTCGGCAATGCAGTCCCCAATGGTCAGTTGCGGGTTGAAGGACGCCGCCGGGTCCTGGAACACAAAGCCGATGTCCTTGCGGAGCGGCTTGAAGGTGCGCTCCCGGAGGTTCAGCATTTCGTAGCCCAGCACGCGGAGGCTGCCGCCCGTGGTCTTGTTCAAGCCGGCGATGGCCCGGCCGATGGTGGTCTTCCCGGAACCGGACTCCCCCACCAACCCGAAGACTTCGCCCCTGGACAGGGTGAAACTGACGCCGTCCACTGCCTTGAAAGCCGGAGTTCCCAGCCTGCCCGGGTACTCGATGGTGAGGTCCTTGGCCTCCACCAGGATTTCCTCATCCTGGTGCGCCCTGCCCGTCAGGCCCTCCGACGCCGAGTTGTGGCCGAGGTGTGGCACAGCGGCGAGCAGTTTCCGGGTGTAGTCCTGCTTGGGTTCGGCAAACAGGGTGCGGGCCGGTGCCTCTTCCACAACGTCCCCCTGGTACATGACCACCACGCGGTCGGCAAGGTCCGCCACCACCCCCATGTTGTGCGTAATGAGCACAATGGACGTGCCGTACTTGTCCCGCAGGTCCCGCAGGAGTTCCAGGATCTCTGCCTGGACCGTGACGTCCAGGGCGGTGGTTGGCTCGTCCGCGACGATCAGTCCCGGATTCAGCGCCAGCGCCGCTGCGATGACCACCCGCTGCTTCTGCCCTCCCGAAAACTGGTGCGGGTAGTAGTTGACGCGGTGTTCGGGATCGGGGATGCCCACCTTCCGCAGCGCCTCTATGGCCCGGGACTTGGCGTCCTTTACCGAAACCCGCTTTCCGCCGCTCCCGGCATGGGCCCGGATGCCTTCGGCGATCTGCCAGCCCACGGTGAACACGGGGTTCAGTGCCGTTGAGGGTTCCTGGAACACCATGGCGACGTCGCGGCCGCGGATCTGGCGCAGCTTCGCGGGGCTCACGGTGATCACGTTGTTCCCATTGATCAGGACCGCGCCGCCGCTGGTTGCGGTCTCCGGCAGCAGGCCCAGGATGGTCTTGGCGGTGACGGTCTTGCCGGAACCCGACTCCCCCACGATCGCCAGCACTTCACCCTTCCGGACCTCCAGGCTGACGTCCTTGACGGCATGGACCGGACCGCCGTCGGTGGCAAAGGTGACCTGGAGGTGGTCGATGTCGAGGACGGGGCGGCCGCCGTCGGACTCGTGGCCGGATGCGGCCCCGGATGTCGGATCGATG contains:
- a CDS encoding DUF4166 domain-containing protein, which translates into the protein MNVPIYQQALGTGFSRLQPELQDYFSLVPGSGSYGVGEGTFDVVGCRQEWLRPLLRLTSGEEAFFPEYGENVPFRIENHAHQDPFGRSSLTARREIRFPGRTRIFQDTTSATRRDGASQLVDYVGRYRRLVTDLNLSVTPEGRLRGVSEASRLFLGPLRIPLPAALDAKAYAEQWWDPAEGSNGRHRIQVKVIQPQIGLVLVYAGAFDYRLRPYTGGSSAQSFLPRYAQPDRWENRV
- a CDS encoding chorismate mutase is translated as MTQHNPHSPDSDDYDPSASSLAGQVDNSVMAELLSIRSSIDNIDATLVYLLAERFKATQKVGFLKAAHRLPAGDPGREAAQIARLRRLAEDAHLDPAFAEKFLNFIIGEVIRHHEAIAEDHEAASGQHPQASARA
- a CDS encoding ABC transporter ATP-binding protein, with translation MTVNIDPTSGAASGHESDGGRPVLDIDHLQVTFATDGGPVHAVKDVSLEVRKGEVLAIVGESGSGKTVTAKTILGLLPETATSGGAVLINGNNVITVSPAKLRQIRGRDVAMVFQEPSTALNPVFTVGWQIAEGIRAHAGSGGKRVSVKDAKSRAIEALRKVGIPDPEHRVNYYPHQFSGGQKQRVVIAAALALNPGLIVADEPTTALDVTVQAEILELLRDLRDKYGTSIVLITHNMGVVADLADRVVVMYQGDVVEEAPARTLFAEPKQDYTRKLLAAVPHLGHNSASEGLTGRAHQDEEILVEAKDLTIEYPGRLGTPAFKAVDGVSFTLSRGEVFGLVGESGSGKTTIGRAIAGLNKTTGGSLRVLGYEMLNLRERTFKPLRKDIGFVFQDPAASFNPQLTIGDCIAEPMVIHTKPSPAQARKRVGELLESVQLPASYAGRYPHELSGGQRQRASLARALSLNPRLLIADEPTSALDVSVQAKVLELFRDIQQEFGFACLFISHDLAVVDTLSSWVGVLYKGRLVEQGIGNQVMGNPQHDYTRRLIASLPVPDPQEQARRREEHRALLGI